A region of Arabidopsis thaliana chromosome 5, partial sequence DNA encodes the following proteins:
- a CDS encoding transmembrane protein, putative (DUF 3339) (Protein of unknown function (DUF 3339); CONTAINS InterPro DOMAIN/s: Protein of unknown function DUF3339 (InterPro:IPR021775); BEST Arabidopsis thaliana protein match is: Protein of unknown function (DUF 3339) (TAIR:AT5G50560.1); Has 30201 Blast hits to 17322 proteins in 780 species: Archae - 12; Bacteria - 1396; Metazoa - 17338; Fungi - 3422; Plants - 5037; Viruses - 0; Other Eukaryotes - 2996 (source: NCBI BLink).) — MTEWLPVVVATVLFVVLSPGLLFQVPGNNNFVDFGKMETSGYSILLHAFLYFGLVTVFTVVIHFPGT; from the coding sequence ATGACGGAGTGGCTTCCGGTGGTGGTCGCGACGGTGTTGTTTGTGGTGCTGAGCCCGGGATTGTTGTTTCAGGTTCCGGGAAACAACAACTTTGTAGACTTCGGGAAGATGGAAACGAGCGGATACTCAATCCTTCTCCACGCCTTCCTTTACTTTGGCCTTGTCACTGTCTTCACCGTCGTCATCCACTTTCCGGGCACTTAA